A window of Blautia argi genomic DNA:
CGCCACCGAATACGGATTGCCACACAGATGCTCTGTTCCTCTTCCTATACCATCACAGAAATCGCCTTTTCCTGCGGGTTTAAAGATTCTTCTTCCTTTTGTAACCACTTTAAAAAGCAGACAGGATTTTCTCCCCGCAAGTTCCGACAGGCATTTCTGAGTTAAATAGATAAAAAAGGAGCTTCCCTAAATCCACATTCCGATTTTCAGGAAGACTCCTTATCCACATTTTTATTTCATTTTACACATGCATGGGCATAACAAAAAAATACATTACAATAAAATGGCAAACACTTCCTCCCATGACAAACAAATGAAAAATTTCATGGGAGCCAAAATTTTTATGTCTGGAATTAAAAATCGGCAACTTCAGCGCGTAAATAATTCCGCCCACTGTATAAATCACGCCTCCTGCCAAAAGCCAGGCAAAACCGGCCGGCGCTAAAGAGTGTACAATCGGAACAAAGGCAAAAACGCAAAGCCAGCCCATTCCAATATAAATAACAGAAGAAAACCACTTCGGACAAGTAATCCAGAACGCTTTTATCAAAATTCCGATAATCGCCACAATCCACACAGCCGCGCAGAGAAGAATCCCTGTTTTTCCCTGCAGAACAATCAGACATACCGGCGTATAGCTTCCTGCAATTAAAATAAAAATCATCATGTGGTCTATCTTTCGCAGTCTTCTGTTCACCTTTTCCGTGGAATCTACGGTATGGTAAATCGTGCTTGCCGCATAAAGCAGTATCATACTTAAAATAAAGATACTCATAGCAATGATGTGAATCTTATCCGGCTCTCTCGCTGCCTTTATAAGCAGGGGAAGCCCTGCCAGAATCGCCATAACGCACCCGATAAAATGTGTAATCGCGCTTCCCGGGTCTTTGATTTTAAATTGTCTTTTCTGCTTTGTATCGTTCCTCATGCTCACCACTCCTGTTCTTTTTTGCACATCTTATTTCTATATTATTTTATCCCGCTCTGTGCTTATCCTGTTTCTGTTTTATACTTGGTTTCTTTTATTTTATGACGTAGTTTTAAAAACTATGTATCGATATTTAGTATACTACACCTTTTTTTCTTAAAATGCAAGAGCAAATATTTTGAACATAAAACTTTTTTGCATTTTGAAAAACAAAAAAAATTTTTTCATTTTATACTTGACTATTTTGGTTAAGTATGTTAAATTAATTACAGTAACAATTACTATTATTAATCCGTCGGTTCCAACTGACAGAAAGGAGAATATATG
This region includes:
- the trhA gene encoding PAQR family membrane homeostasis protein TrhA; this encodes MRNDTKQKRQFKIKDPGSAITHFIGCVMAILAGLPLLIKAAREPDKIHIIAMSIFILSMILLYAASTIYHTVDSTEKVNRRLRKIDHMMIFILIAGSYTPVCLIVLQGKTGILLCAAVWIVAIIGILIKAFWITCPKWFSSVIYIGMGWLCVFAFVPIVHSLAPAGFAWLLAGGVIYTVGGIIYALKLPIFNSRHKNFGSHEIFHLFVMGGSVCHFIVMYFFVMPMHV